The DNA segment TGCCTCCCCATTGCGCGACACAGTAACCCACTGGCCCCCACTGGACACCACTTCTCACCGTGTCGTCCCCGTCCCCCCACCAGCCCCCACCGGACGACGACCGGGCGGGCCTGCGACTGCCGTCCGGCGGGGGCCCGCGCTGCGCTGACCAGTCACCTCCGTCCGGAACCCACGTACCGTGGGACCGGTGACGGAGAGCACGGCCGCGCTGGACGCCGCAGGGACCACCGCCCCCCCGACCTCCGGCGCCGGGGTGCCCGGCCCGGTCGACGGCACGGAGATCGACGTCGCCGCGGAGGGCGCCCGGCTCGCTGCCGCCATCAGCCGCGTGGTGGAGGGCAAGCCCGACGTCGTCCGGCTCGCGCTGGCCGTCCTGCTGGCCGAGGGCCACCTGCTGATCGAGGACGTGCCCGGCGTCGGCAAGACCACCCTGGCCAAGGCACTGGCCAAGTCGATCGACGGCAGCGTGCGGCGCATCCAGTTCACCCCGGACCTGCTGCCCAGCGACGTCACCGGCGTGGCCGTCTACGACCAGGAGTCCCGGGCCTTCGAGTTCAAGCCCGGCGCCGTCTTCGCCAACATCGTGGTCGCCGACGAGATCAACCGGGCCTCGCCGAAGACCCAGTCGGCCCTGCTGGAGTGCATGGAGGAGCGGCAGGTCACCGTCGACGGCGTCACCTACGAGCTGGCCCGGCCGTTCATGGTCGTGGCCACCCAGAACCCGCTGGAGATGGAGGGCACCTACCCCCTCCCGGAGGCCCAGCGGGACCGGTTCACCGCCCGGGTGTCGATGGGCTACCCCGACCGGGACGCCGAGCTGGCCATGCTCGACGAGCGCGCCACCACCGACCCGCTCACCGAGCTGACGCCGGTCACCGACGCCGCGGCCATCCGCCGGCTGGTGGCGGCGGTGGGCCGGCTGCACGTCGCCGAGCCGCTGCGCCGCTACGTCGTCTCGCTGGTCGAGGCCACCCGCCGCTCCCCCGACCTGCGGCTGGGCGCCTCACCGCGGGCCGGGCTGCAGCTGCTCCGCGCCGCCCGCGCCACCGCGGCGCTGGCCGGCCGCGACCACGTCCTGCCCGACGACGTGCAGGCGATGGCCGTGCCGGTGCTCGCCCACCGGCTGCTGCTGACCCCCGACGCCGCTCTCGCCCGGCGGGACACCCAGCGGGTGGTCACCGACCTGCTCGCCACCGTCCCGGTCCACCGCGGCCGCTGAGCCCGGCACCGGAGCCTGCGATGGCACGCACCCGTCTCGGCGACGCCGCCTCCAGCCTCACCCTGCGCGGGCGCTGCCTGGTCGCCGCCGGGCTGACCCTCGGCCTGCTCGGCGCCCTGCTGGGCGAGCGGGCGCTGGTCCAGCTCGCCGTCTTCGTGCTCGCCCTACCGGTGGTGTCCGCGGTGGGGGTGGCGCGCCAGCGGTTCCGGATCGCCACCCGGCGCACCCTGTCGGTCCCCCGGCTGCCCCGCGGCGAGGACGCCGACGTGCTGCTGGAGGTGGCCAACACCGACCGGCGGGCCGGCGGCCTCTGGTTGCTCACCGAGCAGCTGCCCGCCGAGCTGGGCAGCCGGCCGCACTTCGTGG comes from the Modestobacter italicus genome and includes:
- a CDS encoding AAA family ATPase produces the protein MTESTAALDAAGTTAPPTSGAGVPGPVDGTEIDVAAEGARLAAAISRVVEGKPDVVRLALAVLLAEGHLLIEDVPGVGKTTLAKALAKSIDGSVRRIQFTPDLLPSDVTGVAVYDQESRAFEFKPGAVFANIVVADEINRASPKTQSALLECMEERQVTVDGVTYELARPFMVVATQNPLEMEGTYPLPEAQRDRFTARVSMGYPDRDAELAMLDERATTDPLTELTPVTDAAAIRRLVAAVGRLHVAEPLRRYVVSLVEATRRSPDLRLGASPRAGLQLLRAARATAALAGRDHVLPDDVQAMAVPVLAHRLLLTPDAALARRDTQRVVTDLLATVPVHRGR